From Paenibacillus physcomitrellae, the proteins below share one genomic window:
- a CDS encoding DUF1304 domain-containing protein produces MVVISLILVALVAIEHLYILVLEMFLWTTPRGRKTFGTTPELAEASKSLAANQGLYNGFLAAGLVWGIFHPDAAFGRQIEIFFLICVLVAALYGGATAKRSILLMQGLPALVALLAVLVL; encoded by the coding sequence ATAGTTGTGATTAGCTTGATATTAGTCGCCTTAGTTGCCATAGAGCATCTTTACATACTTGTTCTGGAAATGTTTTTGTGGACTACTCCCCGGGGTAGGAAAACCTTTGGCACCACTCCAGAGTTAGCGGAGGCTTCCAAATCGCTTGCGGCCAACCAGGGTCTGTACAACGGATTTCTGGCAGCCGGTTTGGTCTGGGGGATCTTCCACCCTGACGCGGCCTTCGGACGGCAAATCGAAATTTTCTTTCTGATTTGTGTCCTTGTAGCGGCTCTTTACGGCGGAGCTACAGCCAAAAGATCCATTCTGCTGATGCAGGGCCTGCCTGCGCTTGTGGCTTTATTGGCGGTGCTTGTACTATAG
- a CDS encoding MFS transporter: MKEKIWTRSFLVVCLSSFFMFLTFYILATAFPLYVKDSLNGNEQQMGLAITIYVVGGVLLRPFSGQWVDRFGKKKMAVIGMAVFLAASLCYFGAKGILLFLVVRLIHGMSYAVASTATSTVASAMIPDSRQGEGMGYFSMFMSIAMVIGPAMGLFLWKDKNINVLLLAVSAIAALSLLFTLLIKLPRQQAAKDGRGAALASADSGTNAAFSGASGATAAEAAAAVAAAAAPETAGRKKRLSLSGFIEPKAVPISLVGFILAFSYSSLSGFMSSFANEIHQTKVTSYFFVVFAIMIVAFRPVIGKIFDKYKEHYLYYPGIVLFAIGMIMLSQAHSSAMVLIAGVVMGIGYGALIPCFQALAMKLAPAHRRGSANGTFFLLFDLGYGLGSYFMGLIASYSDYRLMYLVAGLVPLLSVAVYYVLHHRHASKGMVRGKEAKVI, from the coding sequence ATGAAAGAGAAAATTTGGACGAGGAGTTTCCTGGTCGTTTGTTTGAGCAGCTTTTTTATGTTTCTGACTTTTTATATTCTGGCCACGGCGTTTCCGCTGTATGTGAAAGACAGCCTGAACGGCAATGAACAGCAGATGGGTCTGGCCATTACGATTTATGTCGTTGGCGGCGTGCTGCTGCGGCCTTTCTCGGGGCAGTGGGTCGATCGTTTCGGTAAAAAGAAAATGGCCGTCATCGGCATGGCCGTCTTCCTCGCCGCGAGCTTGTGTTATTTCGGAGCCAAAGGCATCCTGCTTTTCCTGGTCGTACGTCTGATCCACGGCATGAGTTATGCCGTTGCTTCCACCGCGACAAGCACAGTCGCTTCCGCGATGATCCCGGACTCGCGCCAAGGCGAGGGAATGGGATACTTCAGCATGTTCATGAGCATTGCGATGGTTATCGGCCCTGCGATGGGGCTTTTTCTATGGAAGGATAAAAATATCAACGTCCTGCTGCTGGCCGTGTCGGCCATCGCAGCCCTGTCGCTGCTCTTTACGCTGCTGATCAAGCTGCCGCGGCAGCAGGCCGCCAAGGACGGCAGGGGAGCGGCTTTGGCTTCCGCTGACAGCGGCACAAACGCAGCCTTCAGCGGCGCCAGCGGAGCAACAGCAGCTGAAGCTGCTGCGGCCGTTGCAGCGGCTGCAGCACCCGAAACAGCCGGCCGCAAGAAACGGCTGAGCCTCAGCGGTTTTATTGAGCCTAAAGCGGTGCCAATTTCATTGGTCGGTTTTATTCTGGCCTTCTCTTACAGCTCGTTGTCCGGCTTTATGTCCTCTTTCGCGAACGAGATTCACCAAACGAAGGTGACGAGTTACTTCTTTGTGGTGTTTGCGATCATGATCGTGGCTTTCCGTCCGGTAATCGGGAAGATTTTTGATAAATATAAAGAGCATTATCTGTATTATCCGGGCATTGTGCTGTTCGCCATCGGCATGATCATGCTAAGTCAGGCTCATTCCTCAGCGATGGTGCTGATCGCAGGTGTGGTGATGGGGATCGGATACGGCGCGCTCATTCCGTGCTTCCAGGCACTGGCGATGAAGCTGGCTCCGGCGCACCGGCGGGGCAGTGCTAACGGCACCTTTTTCCTGCTGTTTGACCTGGGTTATGGCTTAGGCTCCTACTTTATGGGGTTGATTGCTTCGTACAGCGACTACCGCCTCATGTATCTGGTTGCAGGGCTGGTTCCGCTTCTGTCTGTAGCCGTTTATTATGTGCTCCACCACCGCCATGCCTCCAAAGGAATGGTTCGGGGGAAAGAGGCTAAGGTAATCTAA
- a CDS encoding LysR family transcriptional regulator, whose protein sequence is MEFLQLKYFQTVARLEHITKAAKELNVSQPSLSNSIQRLENRLGMPLFERQGRQIKLNAFGKTYLRRVEQAFLELEEGERELIDMAGLEHGVVSIAVSLPYVLPTLLKQFLTLHPHVRIVQRQLGSAAELRSELENAEIDFCISSTAVEGPDIEWLTLAEEDLCLTVPKGHRFASRKSIALREAADEPFISLSARSNFREITDAFCRQAGFEPHVAFELEEVSAVQTLVEMGLGITFTLPLSLGNRALNPGTVQVQITEPRCQRTFGIAWNRKHYLSQAAQHFREFAVEFFGRDRG, encoded by the coding sequence ATGGAATTTCTGCAGCTTAAATATTTTCAGACTGTGGCCCGCCTTGAGCATATCACTAAAGCAGCCAAAGAATTAAACGTATCACAGCCTTCACTCAGCAACTCGATTCAACGGCTGGAGAACAGGCTCGGCATGCCGCTCTTCGAGCGTCAGGGCCGGCAGATCAAGCTGAATGCCTTCGGCAAAACCTATCTTCGCCGGGTGGAACAGGCTTTCCTTGAGCTCGAGGAAGGCGAACGGGAGCTGATCGATATGGCTGGACTTGAGCACGGGGTTGTCAGCATCGCCGTCTCGCTGCCTTACGTGCTGCCGACGCTGCTCAAGCAGTTCCTGACGCTGCATCCCCATGTGCGCATCGTTCAGCGTCAGCTCGGGTCGGCAGCCGAGCTGCGAAGCGAGCTGGAGAACGCCGAAATTGACTTCTGCATTTCTTCTACGGCTGTAGAGGGCCCGGACATCGAGTGGCTGACGCTCGCCGAAGAAGACTTATGCCTGACTGTACCCAAAGGTCACCGCTTTGCTTCCCGAAAATCAATCGCCCTGCGCGAAGCGGCGGACGAGCCTTTCATTTCATTGTCCGCACGCTCCAACTTCAGGGAAATCACGGATGCCTTCTGCCGCCAGGCCGGATTCGAGCCGCATGTCGCCTTTGAGCTGGAAGAGGTCAGCGCCGTGCAAACCCTCGTAGAAATGGGGCTTGGCATCACGTTTACGCTACCGCTTTCTCTCGGCAACCGGGCCTTGAATCCCGGCACCGTGCAGGTGCAGATCACCGAACCCCGCTGCCAACGAACCTTCGGCATCGCCTGGAACCGCAAGCATTATTTATCGCAAGCGGCGCAGCATTTCCGGGAGTTTGCGGTGGAGTTTTTCGGGCGGGATCGGGGATAG
- the thrS gene encoding threonine--tRNA ligase — protein MEPRARSSLADSVFFCSSIIKNKGECLTVIHLVQDASRNYAALLLARVVQQKFPEAKLGLFALTDQGFYYDFDLPSPLPEEDLKMIEREMENLAAEKEPYICRRIPKEEAVPIFEAREESWKVDWLIALPDSEGVLVYEQAGFVDVIDIRHAGDLADPGNLAHLAAPKPLAFKLLNVAGAYWQGDSRNPMLQRVYGVAFESGKELRRYLAAQEEAQKRDHRRLGKQLELFMFAEEAPGMPFYLPKGTVMRQELENLSRGFLQTYEYEEVRTPFIMNRQMWEQSGHWEHYRDNMYFSEIDQHQYAVKPMNCPGHMLLYKNKRRSYKELPVRYAEFGQVHRYEYSGALNGLFRVRSFCQDDAHLFVTPDQMEWEIKRTLQLVQEIYGIFGFEYSLELSTRPADSMGSDEQWEQAEQALAHVLEESGLGYSLNPGDGAFYGPKIDFHIKDALNRSHQCGTIQLDFQMPEKFGLNYYDERNEKQTPIVIHRAVYGSIDRFLGILIEHYGGVFPAWLAPVQVVIIPVAESHANYGEEIHQQLLAAGIRADIDSRSEKLGYRIREAQLQKIPFTLVVGDAEQESGRIQVRTFGEAEQKSLETEAFIASLRKRIEERK, from the coding sequence GTGGAACCACGAGCACGCTCGTCCCTTGCGGACAGCGTGTTTTTTTGTTCATCAATAATCAAAAATAAAGGAGAGTGTCTTACCGTGATTCATTTAGTTCAAGATGCCAGTCGAAATTATGCTGCCTTACTGTTGGCAAGAGTTGTACAACAAAAGTTCCCAGAGGCGAAGTTGGGGCTTTTCGCTTTAACGGATCAGGGATTTTATTATGATTTTGATTTGCCGAGCCCTTTGCCTGAGGAAGATTTGAAGATGATCGAACGGGAGATGGAGAATCTGGCGGCTGAGAAGGAACCTTATATATGCAGAAGGATTCCGAAAGAGGAAGCCGTGCCGATTTTTGAAGCCAGAGAGGAGAGTTGGAAGGTGGATTGGTTAATAGCACTTCCCGATTCTGAGGGGGTACTTGTTTACGAACAAGCAGGGTTTGTAGACGTCATTGACATTCGTCATGCGGGGGACCTTGCCGATCCCGGTAACCTGGCCCATTTAGCGGCTCCCAAACCGCTGGCCTTCAAGCTGCTGAACGTAGCCGGGGCTTACTGGCAAGGAGACAGCCGCAATCCGATGCTCCAAAGGGTATACGGGGTTGCGTTTGAGAGCGGGAAAGAGCTGAGACGTTATCTGGCGGCTCAAGAGGAAGCGCAGAAACGCGACCACCGCAGGCTGGGGAAACAGCTTGAATTGTTTATGTTCGCAGAGGAAGCGCCCGGGATGCCCTTTTACCTGCCGAAAGGGACGGTGATGCGGCAGGAACTGGAGAACCTGTCCCGGGGATTTTTGCAAACATACGAATATGAGGAAGTCCGTACGCCATTCATCATGAACCGGCAGATGTGGGAACAGTCCGGGCATTGGGAGCATTACCGGGACAACATGTATTTCTCGGAGATCGACCAGCATCAGTATGCGGTGAAACCGATGAACTGTCCCGGCCACATGCTGCTTTACAAAAATAAACGCCGTTCCTACAAGGAGCTTCCGGTCCGTTACGCCGAGTTCGGGCAGGTTCACCGCTACGAGTACAGCGGGGCGCTGAACGGCTTGTTCCGGGTGAGAAGCTTCTGTCAGGATGATGCGCACTTGTTCGTAACGCCGGACCAGATGGAATGGGAGATCAAACGGACGCTGCAGCTGGTTCAGGAGATTTACGGGATCTTTGGCTTCGAATACAGCCTGGAATTGTCCACAAGGCCAGCCGACTCGATGGGCAGCGATGAGCAGTGGGAGCAGGCGGAGCAAGCTTTGGCCCATGTCCTCGAAGAATCGGGGCTGGGCTACAGCCTGAACCCGGGCGACGGGGCCTTCTACGGCCCCAAGATTGATTTTCACATCAAGGATGCTTTGAACAGAAGCCACCAGTGTGGAACTATCCAGCTTGATTTCCAGATGCCGGAGAAATTTGGTTTGAATTATTACGACGAACGTAACGAGAAACAAACCCCCATTGTGATTCACCGCGCGGTTTACGGTTCGATCGACCGTTTCCTGGGTATCCTGATCGAGCATTACGGGGGTGTATTCCCGGCATGGCTGGCTCCTGTCCAGGTCGTCATTATTCCGGTAGCGGAGAGCCACGCCAATTACGGCGAAGAGATCCACCAGCAGCTTTTGGCGGCCGGGATCCGGGCGGACATCGACAGCCGGAGCGAGAAGCTGGGCTACCGGATCCGGGAAGCGCAGCTGCAGAAAATTCCGTTTACCCTTGTGGTTGGCGATGCCGAGCAGGAGTCAGGTCGGATCCAGGTCAGGACTTTTGGAGAGGCGGAGCAGAAATCGCTCGAAACAGAAGCGTTTATCGCTTCTCTCCGGAAGCGAATTGAAGAAAGGAAATAA
- a CDS encoding chitinase, which translates to MKKKLFSQKLSFKGLFLPLVLVFTMIFGVLGADVASAADRGAWAPNVSYAVNDTVTYNSSTYKAIQAHTSLVGWEPPNVPALWQLTQSGGGGGGGGSDTQAPTAPSNLTVTGTTSTSVSLSWNTSTDNVGVTGYDVYRNGSVVQTVTGTSATVTGLAAATAYTFKVTAKDAAGNVSASSSSVSATTGSSGGGGGGGGTLPKHILTGYWQNFVNGATPLKLSDVPNDYDLIVLAFAEMDGARPGAVKFGVDSSLSSALGGYTDANLISDIEAKHAAGKKVILSIGGEQGNISLDNASPNVANFVDSMYSIITRFGLDGIDIDLEHGMNMPNLTTAIRQLQQKVGPGFILTMAPQTIDMQSPNTAYMQLYSNLRDITTVINVQYYNSGCMLGRDGKCYSQGTVEFLTALTDLSLQWVSPSQLGLGVPATSSAAGGGYVAPSVVNDALRSLANGTQSGSYKPVQAYPDIRGAMTWSINWDASSGYNWSRNVKPVVHALP; encoded by the coding sequence ATGAAGAAGAAGCTTTTCTCTCAAAAGTTGTCTTTCAAAGGTCTTTTTCTTCCGCTTGTACTGGTTTTTACGATGATTTTCGGCGTATTGGGCGCAGACGTTGCTTCGGCTGCAGATCGGGGTGCCTGGGCCCCGAACGTTTCCTATGCGGTTAATGATACGGTCACCTATAATAGCAGCACGTATAAAGCCATCCAGGCGCATACCTCGCTGGTTGGCTGGGAGCCGCCTAATGTTCCTGCCCTGTGGCAGCTAACCCAAAGCGGTGGTGGTGGTGGAGGCGGTGGAAGCGATACGCAGGCGCCTACGGCTCCATCAAACCTTACGGTGACCGGAACTACCTCCACCAGCGTTTCGTTAAGCTGGAATACCTCCACCGATAATGTAGGGGTAACCGGTTATGACGTTTACCGGAACGGATCGGTTGTTCAGACGGTAACTGGCACATCCGCGACGGTTACCGGGCTGGCCGCGGCTACGGCCTATACGTTCAAGGTAACGGCCAAAGACGCCGCAGGCAACGTATCGGCTTCCAGCAGCAGCGTAAGCGCAACGACAGGTTCGTCAGGCGGCGGAGGTGGAGGAGGCGGAACGCTGCCTAAGCATATCCTGACCGGCTACTGGCAAAACTTCGTCAACGGTGCAACCCCGCTGAAGCTGAGCGATGTGCCAAACGACTATGACTTGATCGTGCTGGCTTTTGCCGAAATGGATGGAGCTAGACCGGGAGCCGTAAAATTCGGAGTCGATTCTTCGTTGTCCTCCGCGCTCGGCGGGTATACGGATGCCAATCTCATCAGCGACATTGAGGCCAAACATGCGGCGGGTAAGAAGGTAATCCTCTCGATCGGCGGGGAGCAGGGCAACATCAGCCTGGATAATGCTTCCCCTAACGTAGCCAACTTTGTGGACAGCATGTACAGCATTATCACCCGGTTTGGACTGGACGGCATTGACATTGACCTGGAACACGGCATGAATATGCCCAACCTGACCACGGCGATCCGGCAGCTGCAGCAAAAGGTAGGGCCTGGATTTATTTTGACTATGGCACCACAAACGATCGACATGCAAAGTCCGAATACGGCTTATATGCAGCTTTACAGCAACCTTAGAGACATCACGACCGTGATCAATGTTCAATATTACAACTCGGGTTGTATGCTCGGACGGGATGGAAAATGTTACTCTCAGGGCACAGTAGAATTCCTGACGGCCTTGACCGACTTGTCGCTGCAGTGGGTTTCTCCTTCCCAACTGGGCCTTGGCGTTCCTGCGACTTCCTCGGCGGCAGGCGGCGGTTACGTAGCTCCATCCGTAGTCAATGACGCGCTCCGCAGCTTGGCGAACGGAACGCAAAGCGGCAGCTACAAACCGGTTCAAGCTTATCCGGATATCCGCGGCGCGATGACCTGGTCCATCAACTGGGATGCGTCGAGCGGCTATAACTGGTCGAGAAACGTGAAACCGGTGGTTCATGCTTTGCCGTAA